In one window of Bacteroidales bacterium DNA:
- a CDS encoding adenosylhomocysteinase: IELRNKYGKEKPLKGARITGSLHMTVQTAVLIETLVELGADVRWASCNIFSTQDEAAAYVAKKGVPVFAWKGETLDEYWWCTAQALSFPGRKGPQLIVDDGGDATLMVTLGYQAEQDPSLLDKQPEAWDERALLNRLKSIMEDDKTKWTDAVKELRGISEETTTGVHRLYQREQDSSLLFPAINVNDSVTKSKFDNNYGNRESLIDGIKRATDIMIAGKKAVVCGYGGVGKGCAQGLAAFGARVIVTEIDPICALQASMEGFEVTTLEDIVSEADIFVTATGNKDVITLEHMERMKEKAIVSNIGHFDNEIQVEKLEERGDIEKVNIKPQVDQYKFPDGHSIIMLAQGRLVNLGCATGHPSFVMSNSFANQVLAQMDLWQNKRDIGVYRLPKHLDEEVARSHLKHLGIKLTKMNKEQADYLGQPVEGPYKSEHYRY, translated from the coding sequence TGATTGAATTAAGGAATAAGTATGGAAAAGAGAAACCACTCAAGGGGGCCAGAATCACCGGTTCCCTTCATATGACCGTTCAAACGGCTGTGTTGATCGAAACGTTGGTTGAACTGGGTGCCGATGTTCGCTGGGCAAGCTGCAACATTTTCTCTACCCAGGATGAGGCTGCCGCTTATGTAGCCAAAAAAGGCGTGCCGGTTTTTGCATGGAAAGGTGAAACATTGGATGAATACTGGTGGTGCACAGCACAGGCATTGTCTTTCCCCGGCAGGAAAGGTCCCCAGTTGATTGTTGATGACGGTGGCGATGCTACACTGATGGTCACGCTGGGCTATCAGGCAGAGCAGGATCCATCCCTGCTGGATAAACAACCTGAAGCCTGGGATGAAAGGGCTTTACTGAACCGTCTGAAGAGCATTATGGAAGATGACAAGACAAAGTGGACAGATGCGGTCAAGGAACTGCGGGGTATTTCCGAAGAAACCACTACAGGAGTTCACCGCCTGTATCAAAGAGAGCAAGACAGCTCACTCTTGTTCCCGGCTATTAATGTGAACGATTCGGTTACCAAATCGAAATTTGACAACAACTATGGCAATCGGGAGTCGCTGATCGACGGTATCAAACGTGCTACGGATATTATGATAGCCGGTAAGAAAGCCGTGGTATGCGGTTATGGAGGCGTTGGTAAAGGTTGTGCCCAGGGCCTTGCAGCTTTCGGTGCCCGGGTTATCGTAACGGAGATCGATCCGATTTGTGCGCTGCAGGCATCCATGGAAGGCTTTGAAGTTACTACCCTGGAGGATATAGTAAGTGAAGCAGATATTTTTGTAACTGCTACGGGCAATAAAGATGTGATCACGTTGGAACACATGGAACGGATGAAAGAAAAGGCCATTGTCTCCAACATCGGTCATTTCGACAATGAGATACAGGTTGAAAAGCTTGAGGAACGCGGAGATATTGAGAAAGTCAATATCAAGCCCCAGGTAGATCAGTATAAATTTCCCGATGGGCATTCCATTATCATGCTGGCCCAGGGACGTCTGGTAAACCTTGGTTGTGCTACCGGCCATCCGTCTTTTGTGATGAGCAACTCATTTGCCAACCAGGTGCTTGCCCAGATGGATCTTTGGCAAAATAAGCGTGATATCGGCGTGTACAGATTACCCAAGCACCTCGATGAGGAAGTGGCCAGAAGCCATCTGAAGCATTTGGGCATCAAACTGACCAAGATGAACAAGGAACAGGCCGATTATCTGGGTCAACCCGTTGAGGGTCCATATAAATCCGAGCATTACAGGTATTAA
- the metK gene encoding methionine adenosyltransferase produces the protein MPYLFTSESVSEGHPDKIADQISDAILDELLKQDPNSKCAAETFVTTGLVIVGGEIKTEAYVDVQDIARNVIRRIGYTSPELRFDADSCGVLTTIHEQSPDISIGVERESEEEQGAGDQGMMFGFATNQTENYMPLPVDISHRLLKELAEIRRVEGEMPYLRPDSKSQVTIKYDDDDTPVGIDTIVVSTQHDNFIKPTDDSEKARKKADKEMLAKIETDVENVLIPRVKETYPKAIQKLFDTDFRLLVNPTGKFVIGGPHGDTGLTGRKIIVDTYGGRGAHGGGAFSGKDSSKVDRSAAYAARHIAKNMAAAGVADEVEVQLAYAIGVAEPVGFYVGTNNPRVNLSNEEIAEKVKKLFDLRPSAIVKRFGLRNPIFMETAAYGHMGRKPGKKVVYVNDHKKEVDTFAWEKLDYVDKIKEEFNIK, from the coding sequence ATGCCATATTTATTTACATCGGAATCCGTTTCCGAAGGACATCCCGATAAAATTGCCGATCAGATTTCTGACGCGATACTTGATGAACTGCTGAAGCAGGATCCGAATTCAAAATGTGCTGCCGAAACATTTGTTACAACCGGTCTGGTTATCGTCGGCGGTGAAATTAAAACCGAAGCCTATGTAGATGTGCAGGATATAGCCCGAAATGTGATTCGCCGAATAGGCTATACCAGTCCCGAGCTTAGATTCGATGCCGATTCCTGTGGTGTCCTCACGACCATTCATGAACAATCACCCGATATTAGCATAGGTGTTGAAAGGGAATCCGAAGAGGAACAAGGTGCAGGCGACCAGGGCATGATGTTTGGCTTTGCCACCAATCAGACTGAGAATTACATGCCTTTACCGGTGGATATTTCCCACAGACTGTTGAAAGAACTGGCCGAGATCAGAAGGGTGGAAGGTGAAATGCCTTACCTGCGTCCTGATTCTAAATCACAGGTCACCATTAAATATGATGATGACGATACCCCAGTGGGAATTGATACCATTGTGGTATCCACGCAACATGATAATTTCATTAAACCAACAGATGATTCTGAAAAAGCCAGAAAGAAAGCCGATAAGGAAATGCTGGCAAAGATTGAAACCGATGTTGAAAACGTATTGATTCCACGGGTAAAGGAAACTTATCCCAAGGCCATTCAGAAGTTGTTTGATACAGATTTCAGGTTGCTGGTCAATCCAACCGGAAAATTTGTTATCGGAGGTCCTCACGGCGATACCGGACTAACAGGAAGGAAGATTATTGTGGATACCTATGGCGGCCGTGGCGCTCACGGCGGTGGTGCTTTCTCAGGAAAGGACTCATCCAAGGTGGACCGTTCCGCAGCTTATGCAGCCCGCCATATTGCCAAGAATATGGCGGCAGCAGGCGTCGCAGACGAAGTAGAGGTGCAGCTTGCCTATGCCATTGGTGTAGCTGAACCGGTAGGATTCTATGTAGGCACAAACAATCCCAGGGTCAACCTTTCCAATGAAGAAATTGCAGAAAAGGTGAAGAAGTTGTTTGATCTTCGCCCCAGCGCCATTGTAAAGCGGTTTGGACTGAGAAATCCCATCTTTATGGAAACAGCCGCTTATGGGCATATGGGAAGAAAGCCCGGCAAAAAGGTGGTTTATGTGAACGACCACAAAAAAGAAGTAGACACCTTTGCCTGGGAAAAGCTGGATTATGTTGATAAGATCAAGGAAGAATTCAACATAAAATAA
- a CDS encoding adenosine kinase, whose translation MDKVLGIGNALVDIMTKLKNDDLLKEFNLPKGSMQLIDQDFVNKIIKATEDLEKLQSSGGSAANTIHGLARLGAPAGFIGKVGEDELGDFFYDDMKKNNIDPKLFRTQTSTGRSYALVSPDSERTMATMLGAAVELSPDELTEELFKGYQYLHIEGYLILNHELLKKAFELAKNQGMKVSIDLASFNVVEDNLEFLKTFVKDYVDIIFANEEEAKSFTGKEPEAALDDLAEVCDIAVVKVGKEGSFVKSGAEKVRIDPIEASPIDTTGAGDAFAGGFLYGLIKGYPMDKCGYIGAVLAGKVIEGMGAKMDDEKWKEIYGMID comes from the coding sequence ATGGATAAAGTTTTAGGAATTGGCAATGCGCTGGTTGACATCATGACCAAATTGAAAAATGATGATTTGTTAAAGGAGTTCAACCTGCCAAAAGGCAGCATGCAGTTGATCGACCAGGATTTCGTCAATAAGATAATCAAAGCCACGGAAGATCTTGAAAAGCTCCAGTCCAGCGGGGGCTCTGCGGCCAATACCATTCACGGACTTGCCCGTTTGGGTGCACCTGCAGGTTTTATAGGCAAGGTAGGAGAAGATGAGCTGGGTGATTTTTTCTACGATGATATGAAAAAGAACAACATCGATCCCAAACTCTTCCGCACCCAAACCTCTACAGGCCGTTCCTATGCCTTGGTCTCCCCCGATTCGGAACGGACCATGGCTACAATGCTTGGAGCTGCCGTGGAGTTAAGTCCTGATGAGCTCACGGAAGAACTTTTTAAAGGTTATCAGTACCTACATATAGAAGGCTATCTGATTCTTAACCATGAATTGCTGAAAAAGGCCTTTGAGCTGGCCAAAAATCAGGGAATGAAGGTTTCTATCGATCTGGCGAGCTTTAATGTGGTTGAAGATAACCTGGAATTTCTGAAAACTTTTGTTAAGGATTATGTGGACATCATCTTTGCCAATGAAGAAGAAGCCAAGTCCTTCACCGGCAAGGAGCCTGAGGCTGCCCTCGATGACCTGGCAGAGGTTTGTGATATAGCCGTGGTAAAGGTGGGCAAGGAAGGCTCATTTGTAAAAAGTGGTGCGGAGAAGGTTCGAATCGATCCAATAGAGGCTAGCCCAATCGATACAACCGGCGCCGGTGATGCCTTTGCCGGTGGTTTCCTGTACGGACTGATTAAAGGTTATCCAATGGACAAATGCGGATATATAGGCGCCGTGCTGGCAGGCAAGGTGATTGAAGGTATGGGAGCCAAGATGGATGATGAGAAATGGAAGGAAATCTATGGGATGATTGATTGA